The following coding sequences lie in one Arachis stenosperma cultivar V10309 chromosome 5, arast.V10309.gnm1.PFL2, whole genome shotgun sequence genomic window:
- the LOC130982138 gene encoding uncharacterized protein LOC130982138, which produces MAINSASCCCMPFSSLPSSSSSPSVLGAPNSKPGFFGDAPRLSAPSLRLLSVRAQAPDRDGPVGGPKRRVSLDNSVTSVGLSSSSASSVIDFLTLCHRLKTTKRKGWINHGIKSAESIADHMYRMALMALIAADVPGLNRERCIKIALVHDIAEAIVGDITPSDGVPKAEKSKREKAALSEMCELLGGGMRAEEIKELWEEYENNSSKEANLVKDFDKVEMILQALEYETEHGKVLDEFFISTAGKFQTEIGKNWAAEIISRRKSLSKKRLS; this is translated from the exons atgGCGATTAATTCAGCATCTTGTTGCTGCATGCCATTCTCCTCTttgccttcttcttcttcgtctcCTTCCGTTCTCGGAGCGCCCAATTCAAAGCCCGGCTTTTTCGGCGACGCTCCGCGCCTCAGCGCTCCGAGCCTTAGGCTCTTATCGGTTCGGGCCCAGGCACCCGATAGGGATGGTCCTGTTGGTGGACCCAAGAGGCGGGTCAGCTTAGATAACTCAGTTACCTCCGTCGGGTTATCCTCTTCCTCCGCTTCTTCCGTGATCGATTTTCTCACCCTCTGCCATCGCCTTAAG ACCACAAAGAGGAAAGGATGGATTAATCATGGGATAAAGAGTGCTGAATCGATTGCTGACCATATGTATCGAATGGCTTTGATGGCACTGATTGCTGCTGATGTACCTGGATTGAATAGAGAAAG ATGTATCAAGATAGCACTTGTGCATGATATTGCGGAAG CTATTGTAGGAGATATAACACCATCTGATGGGGTgcccaaggctgaaaagagcaAAAGGGAGAAGGCAGCTTTGAGTGAGATGTGTGAACTTCTTGGTGGAGGGATGAGGG CTGAGGAGATCAAAGAACTTTGGGAAGAGTATGAAAACAATTCCTCTAAAGAGGCTAATCTTGTAAAAGATTTTGACAAG GTTGAAATGATTCTACAAGCACTGGAATATGAAACGG AACATGGAAAGGTTTTGGATGAATTTTTCATTTCAACTGCAG GAAAGTTTCAGACTGAAATAGGGAAAAATTGGGCAGCTGAGATCATTTCAAGAAGAAAATCTTTGTCAAAAAAGAGGCTGAGTTGA